GACGGGCGGCGGGCCCCTCGGCGAAAATCCGGGAGACGGGCCGGCCCACCGATGAGTCGGCCGCCCCCACGCCGTCTACCCCTGTGTAAGCGGCCCGAGAAGCCGACGACCGCAGCCCGGAGAGGGGCCACCACGATGCCGCACAAGATCTTCGTCAACCTGCCCGTGAAGGACCTGAACCGCTCGATGGCCTTCTTCACCGCCCTCGGCTACCGCTTCGACGAGAACTTCACCGACGAGAACGCCACCTGCCTCGTCATCTCCGACGACATCTACGCGATGCTCCTCACGGAGCCGTTCTTCAAGGGCTTCACGAAGAAGGAGATCGCGGACACCGGCACGTCGACGGAGGCGATCCTCGCCCTGAGCGTCGACAACCGCGAGGCGGTCGACGAGATCGTCGACAAGGCGCTGGCCGCGGGCGGCGGCGTGGCGAACGAGCCCAACGACCAGGGCTTCATGTACGGCCGCAGCTTCCTGGACCCGGACGGCCACCAGTGGGAGATCTTCTGGATGGACCCGTCCGCCGCCGCATCCGCGTAACGCACCCCACCCCCCCCTCACCCCCCACCGCCATCCCGCCCGCCACGCCGCCACCCGAACCGCTAGCCTTGGTCCCTGCCGCCGCGGAGCGGCGGCAGGGAGAGTTGCCCGAGCGGCCTAAGGGACCGGTCTTGAAAACCGGCGTGGCGTCCTGCGTCACCGTGGGTTCGAATCCCACACTCTCCGCCGAGCAGCCCCACCCCCACAGCCCAGATGCGGCACCGTCGTGGCGAGACCGGCCGCGTGACTTCGTCGGCTCCGCTGCCGTGCTCCCCGCAGGCGCGGGATGCCCTCCGCCTATGTCCCCGTCCGCTCCCCGGCCTCAGGCGAAGGTGATGACCGAGCGGTTGGGCGGGGTGGATCTGGCCATCGCTTCCAGGGCTGCGTTTGCGCCCTCCAGGCCGATCGGGGTGTAGTCCGGCACGATGCCGTGCGTCGCCGAGAACGCCAGTGTGTCGCGGGCGTCGTGCGGGGAGCCCGAGGGGTTCAGCATCACGTGGAGGCGGTTCAGGACCATCGGGCCCGGGGGGAGCTCCAGGGGCGTGTCGTCGTAGCCGCAGAGGACGAGGGTGCCGTCCGGGGCCAGGCCCTCCACCGCCGCGGTGGCCGCGGCGGTGGAGGGGGCCGCGTTCAGGATCACGTCGGCGCCGCCGTCCCAGGCCCGTAGCGCCTCGGCGGGATCCGTGTCGCGGGTGGTGATGTAGCGCTCCGCGCCCAGGTCGCGGGCCGCCGCCTCGCCGTGCGGCGAGCGGCCCAGCGCGGCGACGCGGGCGCCCATCGCGACCGCGTACCGGATCGCCAGCGCCCCCACACCGCCCGTGCCGATCACGGCGACCCGCGAACTCGCGGTGGTCCCCGCCTGCCGCAGGCTGTTGTGCGCCGTCAGCCCCGCGCACATCAGCGGCGCCGCCCCCACCGGGTCGAGCCCTTCGGGCAGCGGCGTGACGAAGTCGGCCTTGAGGACCGCGTACTCGGTGTAGCCGCCGTCCATGACGATGCCCGTGATCCGCTTCGCGGGGCAGAGGATCTGCTCGCCGCGTACGCAGTAGTCGCAGTGCCGGCACGAGTCCCCGAGGAACTGCGCACCCACCGCCGTCCCGACCGCCGGCCAGGAGACGCCGGGCCCGAGGGCCGCGACCTCGCCGGTGATCTCGTGCCCGGGGACCACCGGGAAGCGGGCGAGGGGCCAGTGGCCCTGGAGCAGGTCCAGGTCGGTGTGGCAGACGCCGCACGCGATGACCCTGACCAGCACCTCCCCCGGCCCGGGCTCGGGCACCTCGCGTTCGGTGAGGGTGAGCGGCGCGTCGGCCGCGGTGGCTACCGCCGTGAGCATGAGGGGCCTCGTTCCTTCGCCTTGTCGGGACGAATTTAGTCCGCTTTCCCTCTGATTCGGCGATGACCGGCCGTCACCCCCGTCGTTCGCCGATCGCCGCGACGGCCGCCGGGTCGAACGTCGCCGCCAAGCGCCGCCCCGGCTACGCCACCTTCGCCATCGCCGAGCCCCCGCTCAGGCTCGTCCTCATCGAGGGCGAGCCCGGCGAGGACACCCGGCTCGACCACCTCGGCGTCGAGGTCGAGACCACCGAGCAGGTCACCGCCGCGACCTCCCGGC
The Streptomyces sp. CNQ-509 DNA segment above includes these coding regions:
- a CDS encoding VOC family protein → MPHKIFVNLPVKDLNRSMAFFTALGYRFDENFTDENATCLVISDDIYAMLLTEPFFKGFTKKEIADTGTSTEAILALSVDNREAVDEIVDKALAAGGGVANEPNDQGFMYGRSFLDPDGHQWEIFWMDPSAAASA
- a CDS encoding alcohol dehydrogenase catalytic domain-containing protein, with the translated sequence MLTAVATAADAPLTLTEREVPEPGPGEVLVRVIACGVCHTDLDLLQGHWPLARFPVVPGHEITGEVAALGPGVSWPAVGTAVGAQFLGDSCRHCDYCVRGEQILCPAKRITGIVMDGGYTEYAVLKADFVTPLPEGLDPVGAAPLMCAGLTAHNSLRQAGTTASSRVAVIGTGGVGALAIRYAVAMGARVAALGRSPHGEAAARDLGAERYITTRDTDPAEALRAWDGGADVILNAAPSTAAATAAVEGLAPDGTLVLCGYDDTPLELPPGPMVLNRLHVMLNPSGSPHDARDTLAFSATHGIVPDYTPIGLEGANAALEAMARSTPPNRSVITFA
- a CDS encoding ArsI/CadI family heavy metal resistance metalloenzyme, whose translation is MTGRHPRRSPIAATAAGSNVAAKRRPGYATFAIAEPPLRLVLIEGEPGEDTRLDHLGVEVETTEQVTAATSRLRDAGLAAFEESGTSCRYALQDKVWVHGPGREPWEVYVVKVDAERLAKEERLTGDAGPRAGSCCGS